From a region of the Listeria monocytogenes ATCC 19117 genome:
- a CDS encoding extracellular solute-binding protein: MKRFKKVGIVSAVLVMALSLAACGGGKDTSKSGSSDEKTLTVSVDAGYKDYVNKIKGDFEKDNDVKVKVVEKDMFETLEALPLDGPAGTAPDVMMSAFDRIGSLGQQGHLAEVKLGNKDDYDEKDQKQVTIDDKIYGAPAIIETLVLYYNKDLLDKAPATFKDLETLSKDSRFAFTSEKGKNTGFLAKWTDFYFSYGLLAGYGGYVFGDEGTNPKDIGLNNKGSVEGITYATKWFQDVWPKGMQDNKSADDFIQDQFVKGKAAAILGGPWSAANYKEAKINYGVAKIPTLNNGKEYSPFAGGKGWVVSNYSKNKDVAQKWLDYVTNQKNQETLYDMTNEVPANLKARDTAKSKNDELTNAVIEQYKNAQPMPNIPEMSEVWTGAENLMFDAASGSKTPQQSADDAVKVIEDNVTQKYTK, encoded by the coding sequence ATGAAGCGTTTCAAAAAAGTGGGAATAGTTTCGGCGGTTTTAGTAATGGCTTTAAGCTTAGCAGCATGTGGTGGTGGAAAAGACACTAGTAAATCTGGCTCATCTGATGAAAAAACATTAACGGTTTCCGTTGACGCAGGCTACAAAGACTACGTGAACAAAATAAAAGGTGATTTTGAAAAAGATAATGACGTGAAAGTAAAAGTAGTCGAAAAAGACATGTTCGAAACATTAGAAGCATTGCCACTTGATGGCCCGGCTGGAACTGCTCCAGACGTAATGATGTCCGCATTTGATAGAATTGGAAGCTTAGGCCAACAAGGACATTTAGCGGAAGTAAAACTTGGAAATAAAGACGATTACGATGAAAAAGACCAAAAACAAGTAACCATTGACGATAAAATTTATGGCGCTCCAGCAATTATTGAAACTCTAGTACTTTACTATAATAAAGATTTACTCGACAAAGCTCCAGCAACTTTCAAAGATTTAGAAACACTTTCTAAAGATTCTCGTTTTGCCTTCACTTCTGAAAAAGGAAAAAATACTGGTTTCTTAGCAAAATGGACTGATTTCTACTTCTCTTACGGACTACTTGCAGGATACGGTGGTTATGTATTCGGCGATGAAGGTACGAATCCAAAAGACATCGGTTTAAACAATAAAGGTTCGGTTGAAGGAATTACTTATGCAACAAAATGGTTCCAAGATGTATGGCCAAAAGGTATGCAAGACAATAAGAGTGCAGATGACTTTATCCAAGATCAATTTGTTAAAGGTAAAGCAGCAGCAATTCTAGGCGGTCCATGGTCAGCAGCAAACTACAAAGAAGCAAAAATTAATTACGGCGTAGCAAAAATCCCGACACTAAACAATGGCAAAGAATACTCTCCATTTGCAGGCGGTAAAGGTTGGGTTGTAAGTAACTATTCTAAAAACAAAGATGTAGCTCAAAAATGGTTGGATTATGTAACTAACCAAAAAAATCAAGAAACTTTATATGATATGACAAATGAAGTACCAGCTAACTTAAAAGCACGCGATACAGCGAAATCAAAAAATGATGAATTAACTAATGCTGTTATCGAACAATACAAAAATGCGCAACCAATGCCAAATATTCCAGAAATGTCGGAAGTTTGGACAGGTGCTGAAAACTTAATGTTTGATGCAGCTTCTGGTTCGAAAACACCGCAACAATCAGCAGATGATGCAGTAAAAGTAATTGAAGATAACGTAACGCAAAAATATACTAAATAA
- a CDS encoding glycoside hydrolase family 13 protein, whose translation MEKAGIYHQPASSYAYSYDAKTLHIRIRTKRLDISEVTLIAADPYLWKDGKWQSESYTMRKIAETEEHDYWFFAITPEHRRLQYGFLLTDTEGETTFYGGRGFFEPTEANLATMDYYFKFPFIHAVDTFEAPEWVGNTIWYQIFPERFANGNPAISPENALPWGSKDPNTTDFFGGDIEGIIEHLDYLAELGINGVYLTPVFEAPTNHKYDTVDYKKIDPHFGDKETFRKLVQEAHKRGIRIMLDAVFNHIGDTSAEWQDVVLNEEKSAYRDWFHIHSFPVRQNENGNIEGEPTLSYDTFAFTTHMPKLNTANPEVQKYLLDIATYWIREFDIDGWRLDVANEVDHAFWKEFKKAVQAEKEDIYILGEIWHDSWIWLLGDEFHAVMNYPFTQTIIENFIEEKITPEQMVSGINEQYMRYPNQVNEVMFNMLDSHDTARILTRANNDEDKVKQALAFMFAHTGSPCIYYGTEIGMDGGNDPGCRKCMEWDETKQNQDMLAFTKQLIALRKDNQAIITSGELTWLGASSETGITAFSKELNGEKLHFLFNQAKEDKDFTISFENTATDIWNNRAVTENLVVPAKGFLVIKENS comes from the coding sequence TACAATGCGCAAAATCGCAGAAACAGAAGAGCACGATTATTGGTTTTTTGCAATTACACCAGAACATAGACGTCTTCAATATGGCTTTTTACTAACAGATACAGAAGGAGAAACAACATTTTACGGCGGACGTGGTTTCTTTGAGCCAACTGAGGCTAATTTAGCTACGATGGATTATTACTTTAAATTTCCATTTATCCATGCGGTGGATACTTTTGAGGCGCCTGAATGGGTTGGGAATACTATTTGGTACCAGATTTTCCCAGAACGTTTTGCAAATGGGAATCCGGCTATTTCTCCGGAAAATGCCTTGCCGTGGGGAAGTAAAGATCCGAACACAACAGACTTTTTCGGCGGGGATATAGAAGGAATTATCGAGCATTTAGATTATTTAGCAGAGCTTGGTATTAATGGGGTTTATTTGACACCTGTGTTTGAAGCACCAACCAATCATAAATACGATACGGTTGATTATAAAAAAATTGATCCACATTTTGGAGATAAAGAAACGTTTAGAAAATTAGTTCAGGAAGCGCATAAACGTGGGATTCGCATTATGTTAGATGCGGTGTTCAATCACATTGGCGATACTTCAGCAGAGTGGCAAGATGTTGTCTTAAATGAAGAAAAATCTGCATATCGTGATTGGTTCCACATCCATAGTTTCCCTGTTCGTCAAAATGAAAATGGCAATATTGAAGGAGAACCAACACTTTCTTACGATACATTTGCTTTCACGACGCATATGCCAAAATTAAATACGGCTAACCCAGAAGTTCAGAAGTATCTACTGGATATTGCAACTTACTGGATTCGCGAATTTGACATTGATGGTTGGCGCTTAGATGTTGCTAATGAAGTAGATCATGCTTTCTGGAAAGAATTTAAAAAGGCTGTCCAAGCGGAAAAAGAAGATATTTATATTCTTGGTGAAATTTGGCATGATTCGTGGATTTGGTTACTTGGAGATGAATTCCACGCCGTAATGAACTATCCATTTACACAAACGATTATTGAGAACTTTATTGAAGAAAAAATCACACCGGAGCAAATGGTTTCTGGTATTAATGAACAATATATGCGCTACCCAAATCAAGTGAATGAAGTAATGTTTAATATGCTTGATAGCCATGATACGGCGCGTATTTTAACTCGTGCTAATAATGATGAGGATAAAGTGAAACAAGCGCTTGCCTTCATGTTCGCGCACACTGGTTCGCCGTGTATTTATTACGGAACTGAAATCGGCATGGACGGAGGAAATGACCCAGGTTGCCGTAAGTGTATGGAATGGGATGAAACGAAGCAAAACCAAGATATGCTAGCGTTTACGAAACAATTAATTGCCCTAAGAAAAGATAACCAAGCAATTATCACATCCGGCGAATTAACTTGGCTAGGTGCAAGTAGCGAAACGGGCATTACAGCATTTTCTAAAGAATTAAATGGTGAAAAACTGCATTTTCTTTTCAATCAAGCAAAAGAAGATAAAGATTTCACAATTTCATTTGAAAATACAGCGACAGATATTTGGAACAACCGAGCTGTAACAGAAAATCTTGTTGTCCCAGCAAAAGGATTTCTTGTTATTAAAGAAAACAGTTAA